CCCGTTCACTGCAATAATAGCTCCGTGTCTGTCTTATTGAACTTTTCGCCACCAGGTGGAGCCACTGACTCGTTCGCTCACGTTACAGTGTACTCACGTTTGCGTATACGGTAATCCGCAAACGCCATTGCGCaataccggaataccggacgcgctCTTTAAACTATTTGCAGGCTAGACTCGGACTTCAAAGCCCCCTACGGTTGGACCGCCGAGTACGAGAAACCCGTGGAATACTCCATGGAGGTACTGCGGCTTCTGTGGCAGGAGAAGCGCCGGATGGCCGTCTGGCCCGTCAGCCACTGCCACACTTACGCAAAGCGCGAGCTGTTCGTACGAGAGCTCAGAAAGCACATCGACGTTGACATTGTCGGCAAGTGCGGCAAAGAGGGATGTCGGGACGATTGCTGGCACAACTTCAGCAGCGAGTACTTCTTCTACCTGTCGTTCGAGAACAACCAGTGCCGCGACTACGTGACCGAGAAGCTGTTCAACCCGCTCGACCACGACATCGTGCCCGTCGTTTTTGGCGGTGTCGACTACGCTCATTTCGCGCCCCGGGGCTCCTACGTGGACGCGCTCTCCTTCAGCTCCCCCGAAGCACTGGCGCGCTATCTGGTGGCCACGTCGCGCGACTTTGGCATGTACGCGCGCCACTTCGCCTGGAAGAGCCGCTACAATATAATGCACTGGGGCGGCTGGGATTTGTGCCCCGTCTGCAGAGCGATCCCCACCGACGCCTTCAGAAATCACAGCCACTACCACGACATATACCACTGGTACAACACGATGGCACGCTGCCGTAGCTGGGACCCGCGAACCTTCAAAACGCGGGCCTTAGCAAGTAACCAAGAATGAAGGCGATCCGTTATTTGTGGCACCTTtcatcttgtttctttttcttgttgtttagGGGCTGGGGGTTACTTTTGTAACGCGTGTGTGTGCCACTACACACAGTGGAAGGACAATGTATGTCTCGTCGACCTAACCATTTATTTGCTTATGTATGTTGAATAAAACAGAATTTACATTGTAGGCAAGCCGGCGATCCGGTAAGGAAAGCGCTTTATTCATGGGAGGGAGTGACATAAGTACACTTGGAAATGGGTGACGTAGACGTCACGTGTTAACAGTCTGGGCGCTATCAGAATGACAGCGTGATATGGCCACAATATAAAATGAACAGTGTCTTGAGCATTCGCGGTATACTGGACACCTTTAAACTGACTTGTACAGGCGAACGATTCGCATGGAAATTTCAAGCCAAGTATGCTCGCGCTGTAGCTGTTAATCTATACATATATGTATCGCCTAGTACGCATATGTATATTGTAAATATGTATATCATATGTCCACTTACATGGTTTCAAAATAAAACGCCGTTTTATATACTGCAGCGCTAAActgaaaaattaaaattaaattatgggcttttacgtgccaaaaccacttgctgattatgagccacgccgtagtggaggacaccggaaatttccaccatctggggttctttaacgtgcacctaaataagaaacacgggtgttttcgcatttcgcccgcatcgaaatgcggccgccctggccgggattcgatcccgcgacctcgtgctcagcagcccacaccatagccactgactaACTACGGCGGGTAAGTGACTGGAACACCGGTGCACTTCATCGGGCACTGGAAATTTCATACCTCAATACTGGTGTAGTGCTGAGAGTTAGTTCTAAGTGAATACGCGTGGCGTATTCATTGGCTACAATTCGTGGATTaagatatgtgccgtaaaataattaaaaaggtAACTAGAGTAGTCCCGTTAATTATTCATATGCGGATTTTGATTTCTCATAAAGGTAACGGCCGCCTGATCGGGTAACTTAGATCAAGGGTTAAAATCGtgatgtctgccacaggcaattttcaaaAAATTTGGTGCGCCTAAACACAAACACCCTCTATATATGCACGCAATCTCGGACGGAAGTTTTTAATTTCGCCGCATACACAGGTTCACGTCCCTAGTGGTCATTCTCACCTATAATACTTCTGGATTGGTAGTCCCTGAGCCGCCTATACGGGAGCGAACGATGCCGTGGCGGCCATACTGCTAAGGGCAAAAGAGGGCGCGTTCCTAGCACATAGGCAGCCGCGGAATATGCGCAGGATTCGGTTGCATTTGTGGTtccgcgggaaaaaaaaaaaaaaaaagaaatagaaacttgaGAAGAAACATCTTTAAATGGACAATAAAGGCAAATGCTAGGTCGACGTGAACGGTttgaataccattccagaaacctcacaatgATTGTTTCGTGTCAAAACTCAGTTTATGGGAAAACTACATCTGAAGGGTACGAATACCTTttccgaaattcaaatctcccggcACCCAACagagggagtggtgacgttgcatacgccatcaccaccctgtGCTGCcgccggtgagtaaaacggcggccGACAGACGACGGTACCGAGCCAGGACAGAccggcggattcgccgctgcagctgttgtgtggtcaagtggcgtagaccgttcgttcgggcatcccgcgacatcacatggacgctGAATGCTTCGCTACTTGCAGTTtatgcgagtttcgcgagccagcaaaaccagcgcagcactacacggtaacgaaacaactgaaacgcgaaagcctgggcggcgcagagtcgagcgaaaacgaaacctttcgaccgcccgcgtctttgtcaagggtaatttcaattgttattttttctaaaaacatgaaacagaaccggacaagtagcattttatttcgtcttataatacaatataaGGCTGTTtctgcaacgagtagttgagtactagtggcagaatttaactgaggagtgctttcgtcatagGGCAAGTGCTTCAGAGTCTCTAATCACGTCCTGCATTCACCTCAGTTTATCGATTGTtaaagctctgtttgcgataatattgacgccgtAGAGATTCTCGGGCACTAATCCATCgttttagcttgacttagtagttgcctttagtgtccctttaagatgtaTATCAGTTGGAAATTGGGTGTTGTGGTAGAAAAAGAAGGGTTCTGCATCCAGCTCTTGCCGCCGGTGTCGATAGAAAGAAACGGGCAGGACGCTGTGTCAATCGCTCTTCTTCGCTGCGTTAAGTTGCGAACGGTTTCTCGTGTGACATGAATGCGTAATATTCACCACTGATTACTCGCTGGTTGGCGAGAAACATGTTCAGTCATTTTTTGTAAACCCCTTATGCACATTGCACCAGCAAGTGCTGACCAACGtcttcatttatttgtttgttgtATCTATCGCGAGTGCTATTACATGGCTGTGTACATGTGGACAAACAacacttcatattttttttaaggcgaaagccttagatctctgtttcaaggtcgcgttgtgaggtacagaaattcacgcaggtatgagccattgatttaAGAGGTAAAAGCCATTCGTTGTCTTACGGAGCGCGCCGGGAAAGGGAAAACAGCATCGCCGGAGGAGGGATCTTGAATACTTGTATACTAAATTCACAGTTATGAAAAGCGAGCGCAAACGCGAGGAACACAGAAGGAATCGCACGGCACGAGCGCTGTCTTGATTTGCATACTGAATTCAGCGGTTGCGTCATCGAATTTCACCGTGGACGTTCTCTCATAAATTATATGCACCTAAAGTTATTGATGCCACTCAGCCATATCGCGTCGAGAAGATTTGTTGATGTAACAAGCGCATATTACACTGGTAGAGTCGGAGGTATTCACACAGCTTCACAGTCACGAAATCCTATACACACAAACCTATTGGAACAGCAGAAAACACTCTTCAAATGACACTTGAACGTTTCGTAATGCATATAGGTTCACTAGACAAGTCCAGTTTGGAACTTAACGTTCTGTGTCCATATTGATTATTAAATAATACGGGTCTGGAAAGCAGTGTTATACCGCTCTTCACAATGCTTTCGATTAGATTTCCGAGCGATGTTGCGTATGCGAAATATTTATAGCACTCTGCAATCTTGTAAGCGAGGTTAGTGCAACCGTTCCGGTTTTCGATCCATAATACTACATAATGTATTGCCGGGAGAGTTGGTACGCATTTGTGAAATAATCAGGAAGCCGGCGAGACACGCAGAACGCGTAAACAAGGAAAGAACTGCAGTGGTTTTCAATTGACGCTCTTCTTATTTAACCAGATATATATAGTTCTGGCTAGATGAGCGCTTCACAAACGTAACGCCTTCCCTTTGTTTTTGTCATATGTCTAGCGCTCGTCTCCCCTGTGCGCACATCCCAATGGGTTTCTCAATTACAAACGCAACGCGAACTGCGCGACACGTGGAAACCAAATGGAGAATATCGTGCAAAAtgcgcacatgacgtcacaaaaccCGGGCCAGCTGCGCCACGTGATAGCGTACGCAGTGACTTGCCAGCGACTACATGACGCGTGAATTTC
Above is a genomic segment from Dermacentor andersoni chromosome 8, qqDerAnde1_hic_scaffold, whole genome shotgun sequence containing:
- the LOC126529184 gene encoding alpha-(1,3)-fucosyltransferase C-like, with translation MSRARTALVPLLAFCASCLYLYANVVEQDHSCRYKRPPRLRSWATPPRLDRTNDTTNDTNAHPNIPGRYVPYYLRKAPDNSTEMPRILIWTTLQFYWFPDKRTRGSGITIECGDVKCLLTNDRYSLDSTEAVLFYGLDMDLGDMPPYRARAQKWVFWTMEAPNSDTNELMLLGPAINWTLTYRLDSDFKAPYGWTAEYEKPVEYSMEVLRLLWQEKRRMAVWPVSHCHTYAKRELFVRELRKHIDVDIVGKCGKEGCRDDCWHNFSSEYFFYLSFENNQCRDYVTEKLFNPLDHDIVPVVFGGVDYAHFAPRGSYVDALSFSSPEALARYLVATSRDFGMYARHFAWKSRYNIMHWGGWDLCPVCRAIPTDAFRNHSHYHDIYHWYNTMARCRSWDPRTFKTRALASNQE